From Streptomyces cyaneogriseus subsp. noncyanogenus, the proteins below share one genomic window:
- a CDS encoding biotin--[acetyl-CoA-carboxylase] ligase yields the protein MTPRDASDGNSSRWSDLDRPPLNAAALRRALVREGGLWSEVEVVQRTGSTNSDLAARAAEGAVAEGAVLVAEEQTAARGRLDRQWTAPPRSGLFFSVLLRPAEVPVARWGWLPLLTGVAVATGLSRTAGVDTALKWPNDLLVTVGGEERKAGGILAERAGADGVVIGVGVNVTLRAEELPVPHAGSLALAGAVSTDRDPLLRGVLRSLADWYGRWRAADGDPAACGLQETYAAGCATLGRRVRAELPGDRSVTGEAVAVDGDGRLVLATEDGVQEPVGAGDIVHLRPA from the coding sequence ATGACGCCGCGAGATGCCTCAGACGGAAACAGCAGCCGGTGGTCCGATCTGGACCGGCCGCCCCTCAACGCCGCCGCGCTGCGGCGCGCGCTGGTACGGGAGGGAGGGCTGTGGTCCGAGGTGGAGGTGGTGCAGCGCACCGGTTCCACCAACTCCGACCTGGCCGCCCGCGCCGCCGAGGGTGCGGTGGCCGAGGGCGCCGTCCTGGTCGCCGAGGAGCAGACCGCCGCCCGGGGCCGCCTGGACCGGCAGTGGACGGCACCGCCCCGCTCCGGCCTCTTCTTCTCCGTGCTGCTGCGGCCCGCCGAGGTCCCGGTGGCCCGCTGGGGCTGGCTGCCGCTGCTCACCGGCGTCGCCGTGGCGACCGGCCTGTCCCGCACGGCGGGCGTCGACACGGCGCTGAAGTGGCCCAACGACCTGCTGGTCACCGTCGGCGGCGAGGAACGCAAGGCAGGCGGCATCCTCGCCGAGCGGGCCGGCGCCGACGGCGTCGTCATCGGCGTCGGCGTCAACGTCACCCTGCGCGCCGAGGAGCTGCCGGTGCCGCACGCCGGGTCGCTGGCGCTGGCCGGCGCCGTGAGCACCGACCGGGACCCGCTGCTGCGGGGCGTGCTGCGGTCGCTGGCGGACTGGTACGGGCGGTGGCGGGCGGCGGACGGCGACCCCGCCGCGTGCGGGCTCCAGGAGACGTACGCCGCCGGGTGCGCGACGCTGGGCCGCCGGGTGCGGGCCGAGCTGCCGGGCGACCGGTCGGTGACCGGGGAGGCCGTCGCCGTCGACGGGGACGGCCGGCTGGTGCTGGCCACGGAGGACGGCGTCCAGGAGCCGGTGGGCGCCGGGGACATCGTCCATCTGCGCCCGGCCTGA